One Silene latifolia isolate original U9 population chromosome 4, ASM4854445v1, whole genome shotgun sequence DNA segment encodes these proteins:
- the LOC141653786 gene encoding remorin-like: MGEEETKKLEEEEEKVENEAEVDSKDGSVEKSVVVSHVTDSESKPSSADEKAIVPVTTPVPEPEKNKPSGGSIDRDIELARLEQEKKLALVKAWEESEKSKAENKACKKLSDIESWETSKKASLEAELRKMEEKLERKKAEYAEKKKNKVAGVHKLAEEKRAMIEAQKGEQLLKAEECAAKFRATGNIPTKFLGCF; this comes from the exons ATGGGAGAAGAGGAGACCAAGaaattagaagaagaagaagagaaagttGAGAACGAAGCAGAAGTTGATTCAAAAGATGGCTCTGTAGAAAAGAGTGTTGTTGTTTCTCATGTCACAGATTCCGAGTCCAAACCTTCTTCTGCTGATGAAA AGGCAATTGTACCAGTAACAACACCAGTTCCAGAACCTGAGAAGAATAAGCCTTCTGGAGGATCAATAGATAGAG ATATTGAGTTAGCAAGGCTTGAGCAGGAAAAGAAATTAGCTCTTGTTAAAGCATGGGAAGAAAGTGAAAAGAGCAAGGCTGAAAACAA AGCATGCAAGAAACTGTCTGATATAGAGTCTTGGGAAACCAGCAAGAAAGCTTCTCTAGAAGCTGAGCTCAGGAAAATGGAG GAAAAGCTGGAGAGAAAGAAGGCGGAATATGcggaaaagaagaaaaacaaggTGGCAGGAGTTCACAAATTAGCAGAAGAGAAGAGGGCAATGATTGAAGCACAGAAAGGGGAACAACTACTCAAGGCAGAAGAATGTGCTGCTAAATTTCGCGCTACCGGAAACATCCCAACCAAGTTTCTTGGCTGCTTTTAA